The proteins below are encoded in one region of Lepisosteus oculatus isolate fLepOcu1 chromosome 10, fLepOcu1.hap2, whole genome shotgun sequence:
- the smim13 gene encoding small integral membrane protein 13, whose protein sequence is MWQSVGLTVLVIVATLVCVLLFMLFGWYVVWQLFLSKFKFLRELVGDTGSQQGDDEPSDSEAERDSPPTPRHRPRMARQRKAPPEEAT, encoded by the exons ATGTGGCAAAGCGTCGGTCTGACTGTGCTGGTTATTGTCGCCACCCTTGTATGCGTCTTGCTGTTCATGCTGTTTG GCTGGTATGTTGTATGGCAGCTGTTCCTCTCTAAGTTCAAATTCCTGCGGGAGCTGGTGGGTGACACGGGATCCCAACAGGGAGACGACGAGCCGTCCGACTCGGAGGCAGAGCGAGACTCGCCCCCGACCCCCCGGCACAGACCCAGGATGGCCCGGCAGAGGAAAGCCCCTCCTGAAGAAGCTACATAG